One Glutamicibacter halophytocola DNA segment encodes these proteins:
- a CDS encoding shikimate 5-dehydrogenase produces the protein MPILNKDMSLCISLSGRPSNLGTRFHNYLYEELGLNFIYKAFSTDDLAGAIAGVRALGIRGCSVSMPFKEDVMKLVDEIETSAAAIDSVNTIVNTEGRLVASNTDFEAIATLIKRHELDASHSVLVRGSGGMAKAVVAAFRDAGFENLTVLARNEKAGQELAQKYNYKFAAADPAPGSQILVNVTPLGMDGAQADVQSFSDEHIAAAEAIFDVVAFPSQTPLILAAQKAGKPVITGAEVIALQAAAQFEKYTGHSLSDEQIARASEFSRQ, from the coding sequence GTGCCCATCTTGAATAAAGACATGTCCCTGTGCATCTCGTTGTCGGGGCGACCATCAAACCTCGGGACCCGATTCCACAACTACCTTTATGAAGAATTGGGGCTGAACTTCATCTACAAGGCTTTCTCCACCGATGATTTGGCAGGCGCCATTGCTGGAGTCCGTGCTTTGGGAATTCGTGGATGCTCGGTCTCCATGCCTTTTAAGGAAGACGTGATGAAGCTGGTCGATGAGATCGAGACTTCTGCCGCGGCTATCGATTCGGTCAACACCATCGTGAACACCGAGGGCCGCCTGGTGGCCTCGAATACTGATTTTGAAGCAATTGCGACCCTGATCAAACGCCACGAGCTGGATGCGAGCCACAGCGTCCTGGTCCGCGGATCCGGAGGAATGGCCAAGGCTGTTGTCGCAGCGTTCCGCGATGCTGGCTTTGAGAATCTCACCGTGCTGGCCCGGAACGAAAAAGCCGGCCAAGAGCTGGCTCAGAAGTACAACTACAAGTTTGCTGCTGCTGATCCAGCACCTGGAAGCCAGATCTTGGTCAACGTGACTCCGCTAGGCATGGATGGGGCGCAAGCCGACGTCCAATCATTTTCCGATGAGCACATTGCCGCTGCTGAAGCCATCTTTGATGTTGTCGCTTTCCCAAGCCAGACTCCGCTGATCCTGGCCGCCCAGAAGGCAGGAAAGCCGGTGATCACCGGCGCGGAAGTCATCGCACTGCAGGCTGCCGCCCAGTTCGAGAAGTACACCGGGCACTCGCTGAGCGATGAGCAGATTGCGCGGGCCTCGGAGTTCTCGCGCCAGTAG
- the arr gene encoding NAD(+)--rifampin ADP-ribosyltransferase translates to MLGSMTKDSEAGPFYHGTKAALGPGDLLSAGFPSNYRPEILMNHIYFTALPDGAGLAAQIAALDGTPHVYEVEPTGEFEDDPNVTDKKFPGNPTRSYRSSSPLKVVREIHDWTRLSPDQLQAWRERIAAIADSPKGDIIN, encoded by the coding sequence ATGCTCGGGTCCATGACCAAGGATTCGGAAGCAGGACCGTTCTACCACGGCACCAAGGCGGCATTGGGCCCCGGCGATTTATTGTCCGCTGGTTTTCCCTCGAACTATCGACCCGAGATCCTCATGAATCACATCTATTTCACGGCGTTGCCCGACGGGGCTGGCTTGGCTGCGCAGATTGCGGCACTTGACGGAACTCCGCATGTGTATGAGGTGGAGCCGACCGGAGAATTCGAAGATGATCCTAATGTCACCGACAAGAAGTTCCCGGGAAACCCGACCCGCTCCTACCGCAGTTCCAGTCCATTGAAAGTTGTCCGCGAAATCCATGATTGGACGCGGCTGTCTCCTGATCAGCTGCAAGCCTGGCGCGAACGCATCGCAGCGATTGCAGACAGCCCCAAAGGCGACATCATCAACTAG
- a CDS encoding aldehyde dehydrogenase family protein, which yields MAYANAQELLDAIQPATGGTEIFDPATGELVGRVEQQTAEDLDAAVASAKAAQPAWDKLGHAERKRLLNAAADNIEANAEALAELLSREQGKPLNGPNARFEVGGAAAWLRAATAYEVEPEVIVDDGETYAAKHYRALGVVGAIGPWNWPVMISIWQLAPSLRMGNTVVMKPSEYTPLSVLALVHILNEVLPADVLQIVAGGREVGEKLSGHPDIAKIMFTGSTRTGKAIIRSSADTVKRLTMELGGNDAGIVLEDADPKAIAQDLFWGAFINTGQTCAALKRLYVPESIYDEVCAELTAVAKAMPMGVGLDENNVLGPLQNKAQYDIVAGLVADAVNSGATVLLGANPDEQAKGYFYPTTLIADIDPDNRLVTEEQFGPALPIIKVKNSAEAVAHANSLEVGLGASVWSSDRDKALEVAAQIESGTVWINSHGTIDPRIPFGGAKQSGYGLEFGIDGLKSLAQPQIIKG from the coding sequence ATGGCATACGCCAACGCCCAAGAACTATTGGACGCAATCCAGCCCGCCACCGGCGGAACCGAAATTTTCGATCCGGCCACCGGGGAACTCGTGGGACGGGTCGAGCAGCAGACCGCCGAAGACCTGGATGCCGCGGTCGCTTCGGCCAAGGCTGCCCAGCCTGCCTGGGACAAGCTCGGACACGCTGAACGCAAGCGCTTGCTGAATGCCGCTGCGGACAATATCGAGGCTAACGCTGAAGCCTTGGCCGAACTGCTCTCCCGCGAGCAGGGCAAGCCGCTCAATGGCCCTAATGCCCGATTCGAAGTGGGAGGGGCAGCAGCATGGCTGCGCGCAGCAACCGCCTATGAGGTAGAGCCAGAAGTGATCGTGGATGACGGCGAAACCTATGCCGCAAAGCATTATCGCGCGCTGGGTGTGGTCGGGGCCATCGGTCCGTGGAACTGGCCAGTGATGATCTCCATCTGGCAGCTGGCACCGTCGCTGCGCATGGGCAACACGGTGGTGATGAAGCCCAGCGAGTACACGCCGCTATCGGTCCTGGCACTGGTGCACATCCTGAATGAAGTGCTTCCAGCCGACGTCCTGCAAATAGTCGCCGGTGGGCGCGAAGTGGGAGAAAAGCTCTCCGGCCATCCAGACATCGCCAAGATCATGTTCACCGGGTCCACCCGCACCGGAAAAGCGATCATCCGTTCTTCGGCAGACACGGTCAAGCGACTGACCATGGAACTGGGCGGAAATGATGCCGGCATCGTGCTGGAAGACGCTGATCCAAAAGCCATCGCCCAGGACCTGTTCTGGGGTGCCTTCATCAACACCGGCCAGACCTGCGCTGCCTTGAAGCGGCTCTACGTTCCCGAATCCATCTACGACGAGGTGTGCGCCGAGCTCACCGCGGTAGCCAAGGCCATGCCGATGGGCGTTGGCTTGGACGAGAACAATGTCCTGGGTCCCCTGCAAAACAAGGCGCAGTACGACATCGTCGCAGGACTCGTCGCGGACGCTGTGAATTCGGGAGCCACCGTATTGCTCGGTGCGAACCCGGATGAGCAGGCCAAGGGCTACTTCTACCCCACAACGCTCATCGCCGACATCGACCCGGACAACCGGCTGGTGACCGAAGAACAATTCGGCCCGGCCCTGCCGATCATCAAGGTCAAAAACAGTGCTGAAGCAGTTGCCCACGCCAACTCCCTGGAAGTCGGCCTCGGCGCTTCGGTCTGGAGCAGCGACCGCGACAAGGCCCTGGAAGTAGCAGCCCAGATTGAGTCGGGGACCGTGTGGATCAACTCCCACGGCACCATCGATCCGCGCATTCCATTTGGTGGTGCCAAGCAATCAGGTTACGGCCTGGAATTCGGCATTGACGGGCTGAAGTCCTTGGCACAGCCGCAGATCATCAAGGGCTGA
- a CDS encoding APC family permease — MALEQRTLTVPALVVMIIAASAPLTAVAGGVTTNYAVTGMSSVPLSFLLIGAVLLVFSIGYTAMSRHIPNAGAFYAYVAEGLGRIVGVGAAMVALVSYNLMQIGIYGMFGFAAASFANATFNTAIPWWGMALVAWAAVGFLGMNRVDFSVKVLGIIVAAEFLVVVVYNIMAFALAPQAPQPETAFNFSDALAPGMGAVVAFTIAAFMGFESGTIYNEEVKDPQRTARRATMIAIVIIACFYAFSAFAVAVGEGADNVIAASAENGPDLLFVFFAAHAPTWFVDLANILFITSLFAALLAFHNVIARYFYSMGRGGALPKFLAVTSRTTHAPIAGSMAQSVLGLIVIIAFAIASRGQEPMYIVFTMFTWMTNSAAFGLVLLMALTSFAVIGYFARRKTDDSLVTRVIAPSISGIALFYVFAQIIINFDILLGVEDPGLLGYALQGIVIIPGVLASLAAAIIRLTGKGSQPATELSVL; from the coding sequence ATGGCACTGGAACAACGCACTCTTACGGTGCCAGCGCTGGTGGTCATGATCATTGCGGCCAGCGCGCCGTTGACGGCAGTGGCCGGTGGCGTCACCACAAACTACGCGGTGACCGGAATGAGCTCTGTACCGCTGTCCTTCCTGCTCATCGGGGCGGTGCTCCTGGTCTTCAGCATTGGCTACACCGCCATGAGCCGGCACATCCCCAACGCGGGGGCCTTCTACGCCTATGTGGCCGAAGGGCTGGGGCGGATCGTAGGAGTCGGGGCCGCAATGGTGGCGCTCGTTAGCTACAACCTGATGCAAATCGGCATCTATGGAATGTTCGGATTCGCGGCGGCTTCCTTCGCGAATGCCACGTTCAACACGGCAATTCCGTGGTGGGGCATGGCCCTCGTGGCCTGGGCAGCCGTCGGGTTCCTCGGCATGAACCGCGTGGATTTCTCCGTGAAGGTCCTGGGGATCATCGTGGCCGCCGAATTCCTGGTCGTTGTCGTTTACAACATCATGGCTTTTGCGCTGGCACCACAGGCGCCGCAACCAGAAACCGCCTTCAACTTCTCCGACGCGCTGGCCCCGGGCATGGGTGCAGTCGTGGCGTTCACCATTGCGGCGTTCATGGGCTTCGAATCGGGAACCATCTACAACGAAGAGGTCAAGGACCCGCAGCGAACGGCACGGCGCGCCACCATGATCGCCATCGTCATCATCGCCTGCTTCTACGCCTTCTCCGCCTTCGCGGTAGCGGTAGGCGAGGGGGCAGACAACGTCATCGCCGCCTCGGCCGAGAATGGCCCGGATCTGCTGTTCGTCTTTTTCGCAGCCCATGCCCCAACGTGGTTCGTGGATCTTGCGAACATCCTGTTTATCACGAGCCTGTTCGCCGCATTGCTGGCCTTCCACAATGTTATTGCCCGGTATTTCTACTCCATGGGCCGTGGTGGCGCCCTGCCGAAGTTCTTGGCGGTCACCTCGCGAACCACTCACGCGCCGATTGCAGGATCGATGGCCCAGTCCGTGCTCGGGCTGATCGTGATCATTGCCTTCGCCATCGCATCGCGCGGCCAAGAACCCATGTACATCGTGTTCACCATGTTCACCTGGATGACCAATTCCGCGGCCTTTGGCCTGGTGCTGCTGATGGCGCTGACATCCTTCGCTGTCATCGGATATTTTGCGCGGCGCAAAACCGACGACTCGCTGGTCACCCGGGTGATCGCGCCATCGATTTCAGGCATCGCGCTGTTCTACGTCTTCGCCCAGATCATCATCAACTTCGATATCCTGCTTGGCGTTGAAGACCCGGGCCTTCTGGGATACGCGCTCCAAGGCATCGTCATCATCCCCGGGGTACTGGCTTCATTGGCCGCGGCAATCATCAGGCTAACCGGCAAGGGATCCCAGCCGGCAACAGAACTATCCGTCTTGTAA
- a CDS encoding helix-turn-helix domain-containing protein, whose amino-acid sequence MYQIQHVDSFTAWSRLISDAFVQLRSEQVTGGHFTASLGVNMLGDIGLMRIHARPHAVQRTVDLTNSGDGEFYKVSYQLDGYGLLVQDGRETVLAPGDLAIYDTQRPYTLAFEKPATVVVALIPHGQFKLSTQQVGQVTALALKNNHPLSGTVAPLMNHLGANLAQWDEYGGYPLARNTVDLLATALGGVLGIDTVADTKAQQREKITSYIDEHLNDADLGPAQIAAAHFISIRSLHALFEHQPHSVAALIRHRRLTEASRLLRDPLLLAQSVQAIGARVGIADAAGFSRMFSREFGCTPGKYRTGQ is encoded by the coding sequence ATGTATCAGATCCAGCACGTCGACTCATTTACCGCGTGGTCGAGACTCATTTCTGATGCCTTCGTGCAATTGCGCAGCGAACAAGTGACCGGTGGCCACTTCACCGCGTCCCTCGGGGTGAACATGCTCGGCGACATCGGCCTGATGCGCATCCACGCCAGGCCCCATGCGGTGCAGCGCACCGTGGATCTGACCAACAGCGGGGATGGGGAGTTCTACAAAGTCTCCTACCAGCTCGACGGCTATGGCCTGCTGGTTCAGGACGGGCGTGAAACGGTGCTCGCCCCGGGAGACCTGGCCATCTATGACACCCAGCGTCCCTATACGCTGGCCTTCGAAAAGCCTGCCACCGTCGTTGTCGCACTGATTCCGCACGGCCAATTCAAGCTTTCAACCCAGCAGGTCGGGCAGGTGACCGCGCTGGCCCTCAAGAACAACCATCCGCTCTCCGGGACCGTCGCCCCGCTCATGAACCACCTTGGCGCCAATCTTGCGCAATGGGACGAATACGGGGGATACCCCTTGGCCCGCAATACCGTGGATCTGCTTGCCACGGCACTCGGCGGGGTGCTGGGAATCGATACCGTTGCGGACACCAAGGCCCAGCAGCGCGAGAAGATCACCAGCTACATTGATGAGCATCTCAACGACGCCGACTTGGGGCCGGCGCAAATCGCGGCGGCGCACTTCATCTCGATCCGCAGCTTGCACGCCTTGTTCGAGCATCAACCCCATAGCGTCGCTGCGCTCATCCGCCACCGCCGCCTCACCGAAGCTTCGCGTTTGCTGCGCGACCCGCTGCTGTTGGCGCAATCAGTCCAGGCAATTGGCGCGCGGGTGGGCATCGCCGATGCGGCCGGATTCAGCCGGATGTTTTCCAGGGAATTCGGCTGCACTCCGGGCAAATACCGCACCGGGCAATGA
- a CDS encoding TetR/AcrR family transcriptional regulator, translating into MPKIVDHDQRRREIVEVTWKFIAREGIEKLNLRDLAAAAGYANGALKPYFPTRDALLVATFNFVADATNQRIKQNAAGMQGLEAIAAFAREVLPLDELRRNEARIAVHFWHLALGDPKLAVVNASTMDQWRTMLDGWLEQIFPAADARTLMARDSLINFLLGAQASSVLDAEVNTAVLLEEQLKYQLDLLDSFAR; encoded by the coding sequence ATGCCAAAAATCGTTGATCATGACCAGCGCCGCCGAGAGATCGTGGAGGTCACTTGGAAGTTCATCGCCCGCGAAGGTATCGAGAAGCTGAATCTGCGTGACTTGGCCGCTGCCGCTGGTTACGCCAACGGAGCGCTGAAGCCGTACTTCCCGACGCGCGATGCGCTGCTTGTGGCGACCTTCAACTTCGTCGCGGACGCAACGAACCAGCGCATAAAGCAGAACGCGGCAGGCATGCAGGGCTTGGAAGCCATTGCAGCGTTCGCCCGGGAAGTGCTGCCGCTCGATGAACTGCGGCGGAACGAGGCGCGCATTGCCGTGCATTTCTGGCATCTGGCGCTAGGCGATCCCAAGCTGGCCGTCGTGAACGCATCGACGATGGACCAATGGCGAACCATGCTCGATGGCTGGCTGGAGCAAATTTTCCCCGCAGCAGACGCGCGCACCCTGATGGCCCGCGATTCGCTGATCAACTTCCTCTTGGGTGCCCAGGCCAGCAGCGTGTTGGATGCAGAAGTCAATACCGCTGTCCTGTTGGAAGAACAGCTGAAGTACCAGCTGGACCTGCTCGACTCCTTCGCCCGATAG
- a CDS encoding primary-amine oxidase: MTITATTDFTLLSEAEISLAKELLVDNQLFGDNTRIAYLGLEDPQHSRPGRHVRVMLLDKLTNSPRDIVLDLGNRSVVSIIDLDPSKVGQMPVLLEEFEMVESILNADPQWVAALAKRDLTTAQVRVAPLSAGVYDDEYPEESGRRILRGLAFRQDFAEDSAWAHPVDGLVVYIDTIAQKVDRLLDLQIVPVPETHGNYTDPELTGPTRTTQKPIEITQPEGASFTVANGNHVEWEKWSLDIGFDMREGLVLYNIGFNDKGVDRRILDRASIAEMVVPYGDPSPVRSWQNYFDTGEYLIGRLANSLELGCDCLGEIHYISPVVTDGDGNAQTITNGICMHEEDASILSKHADDWSGVKYTRRNRRLVISFFTTVGNYDYGFYWYLYLDGTIEFEAKATGVVFTSAMLDERFASEMAPGLGAPFHQHIFGARLDFALDGGPSRVIEEEAVRLPISKENPRGNAFTRSHTVLGTEQQAVRDNNPTAGRTWVVTNPESKNYLGKPVGYKLMSQGLPTLLAADESSIHRRAEFASKALWVTKRDASHRYPTGDFVNQNPGVDGIGSWIEDDKNIDGEQISMWHTFALTHFPRTEDWPIMPVDTVGFTIRPEGFFDRSPVLDVPAPVQHGCCSTKETDGCCGDSA, encoded by the coding sequence GTGACCATCACCGCAACGACAGATTTCACTTTGCTCAGTGAAGCGGAAATCTCTCTGGCCAAAGAGCTTCTGGTTGACAACCAACTGTTCGGCGACAACACCCGTATCGCCTACCTGGGCTTGGAAGACCCACAGCACTCCCGGCCCGGCCGGCATGTCCGAGTCATGCTCCTGGACAAGCTCACCAACTCGCCACGAGACATCGTGCTGGATCTGGGCAACCGCAGCGTGGTGTCGATCATCGATCTCGACCCGTCCAAAGTGGGCCAGATGCCGGTGCTGCTTGAAGAGTTCGAAATGGTCGAATCCATTCTCAATGCTGACCCCCAGTGGGTGGCCGCCCTAGCCAAACGCGACCTCACCACAGCTCAAGTACGCGTTGCCCCGCTTTCCGCCGGTGTCTACGATGACGAGTATCCAGAGGAATCCGGTCGCCGCATCCTGCGCGGGCTCGCTTTCCGCCAGGACTTCGCCGAGGATTCAGCCTGGGCCCACCCGGTGGATGGACTCGTGGTTTACATCGACACCATCGCCCAAAAAGTTGACCGCCTGCTGGATCTCCAAATCGTCCCGGTACCCGAGACCCATGGCAACTACACCGATCCCGAGCTGACCGGCCCGACGCGCACCACGCAGAAGCCCATTGAAATCACCCAGCCAGAGGGCGCCAGCTTCACCGTCGCCAACGGCAACCACGTGGAATGGGAAAAGTGGTCTCTTGATATCGGATTCGACATGCGCGAGGGCCTGGTGCTCTACAACATCGGCTTCAACGACAAGGGGGTCGATCGCCGCATCCTGGACCGCGCCTCCATCGCCGAAATGGTGGTCCCCTATGGAGACCCATCACCGGTGCGCAGCTGGCAGAACTACTTCGACACCGGAGAATACCTGATCGGCCGGCTGGCCAATTCGCTGGAGCTCGGCTGCGATTGCCTGGGCGAAATCCACTACATTTCCCCCGTGGTCACTGACGGCGATGGCAACGCCCAGACGATCACCAACGGCATTTGCATGCACGAGGAAGACGCCTCGATCCTCTCCAAGCACGCAGATGACTGGTCCGGCGTGAAGTACACGCGTCGCAACCGCCGATTGGTGATCAGCTTCTTCACCACCGTGGGCAACTACGATTACGGCTTCTACTGGTACCTCTACCTGGACGGCACCATCGAATTCGAGGCCAAGGCCACCGGCGTTGTCTTCACCTCGGCCATGCTCGACGAGCGCTTCGCATCCGAGATGGCGCCAGGGCTCGGCGCACCGTTCCACCAGCACATCTTCGGCGCCCGCCTGGACTTCGCCTTGGACGGCGGCCCGAGCCGGGTCATTGAGGAGGAAGCGGTACGCCTTCCCATCAGCAAGGAAAATCCTCGCGGCAACGCCTTCACCCGCAGCCACACGGTGCTGGGCACCGAGCAGCAAGCGGTGCGCGATAACAACCCAACTGCCGGCCGCACCTGGGTGGTGACCAACCCTGAATCGAAGAACTACCTTGGCAAGCCGGTAGGCTACAAGCTCATGTCCCAGGGACTGCCAACCCTGCTGGCCGCCGACGAATCCTCGATTCATCGACGGGCCGAATTCGCTTCAAAGGCGCTTTGGGTAACCAAACGCGATGCTTCGCACCGCTACCCCACCGGTGATTTCGTCAACCAGAACCCTGGGGTCGATGGCATCGGTTCGTGGATTGAAGACGACAAGAATATCGATGGCGAGCAAATCAGCATGTGGCACACCTTCGCCTTAACCCACTTCCCACGCACTGAGGACTGGCCAATCATGCCGGTTGACACCGTGGGCTTCACCATCCGCCCCGAGGGCTTCTTCGACCGCTCCCCGGTGCTCGATGTACCAGCCCCCGTCCAGCACGGATGCTGCTCCACCAAGGAAACCGATGGTTGCTGCGGCGATAGCGCCTAG
- a CDS encoding NAD(P)/FAD-dependent oxidoreductase: protein MSTQHQITFDRHEAEVPSSLIAESLASAKHTSYWLDNEHRPEPSASLHGSITAELLIVGGGYTGLWTALQAKERDPKRQVVLIEGQRIGWAASGRNGGFCEASLVHGEANGANHLPKENALLAELGAQNLDEFEAAVQKYAMDVDFVRQGALSVATEAHQIAWAREEAESSGVDFLDQQQVKTVINSPDFLAGALDHQSTALVHPAKLAWELARVCRELGVEFYEHTHALEISDAGDTVQVLTAGGSIMAERVALATNVFPSLLKRHRARIVPVYDYALMTESLTEEQRAAIGWDQMVGLADMNNRFHYSRPTIDAHGNFRILYGGYDAVYHFGRKVRSSYDSNQATFNKLAAHFFGSFPQLSGVKFSHAWGGAIDTCSRFFSFFDLTHGGKVAYCAGFTGLGVGATRFGAKVMLDLLSGEKTELTDLELVRTKPIPFPPEPAAWLGVKIMTNHLVKADHHEGKRSVFLKFMDKIGMGFDS from the coding sequence ATGAGCACCCAGCATCAAATTACTTTCGACCGGCATGAAGCAGAAGTCCCTTCATCTCTCATTGCCGAATCACTGGCATCAGCCAAGCACACCAGTTATTGGCTGGACAACGAACATCGTCCAGAACCCAGTGCTTCGCTGCACGGTTCAATCACCGCAGAATTGCTAATCGTCGGTGGTGGATACACAGGCCTGTGGACCGCGTTGCAGGCCAAGGAGCGGGACCCGAAACGGCAGGTGGTTCTCATCGAAGGCCAACGCATCGGCTGGGCCGCGTCCGGACGCAACGGAGGATTCTGCGAAGCGTCGCTCGTGCATGGAGAAGCCAACGGAGCGAATCATCTCCCCAAGGAAAATGCGCTGCTTGCCGAGCTTGGAGCGCAAAACCTTGATGAGTTCGAGGCTGCCGTTCAGAAGTACGCCATGGACGTCGACTTTGTCCGCCAGGGTGCACTGAGCGTGGCTACCGAGGCCCACCAGATTGCCTGGGCCAGAGAAGAAGCCGAATCATCCGGGGTAGATTTCCTCGACCAGCAGCAAGTCAAAACCGTCATCAATTCGCCGGATTTCTTGGCTGGCGCATTAGACCACCAATCCACGGCGCTGGTGCATCCAGCCAAGTTGGCATGGGAGCTTGCCCGGGTTTGCCGTGAGCTGGGTGTGGAATTCTACGAGCATACCCATGCTCTGGAAATCTCCGATGCCGGCGACACAGTCCAAGTCTTGACCGCTGGCGGAAGCATCATGGCAGAGCGAGTCGCCCTGGCAACCAATGTTTTCCCATCCCTGCTCAAGCGCCACCGGGCCCGTATCGTCCCGGTGTACGACTACGCCCTGATGACCGAGTCCCTGACCGAAGAGCAGCGCGCGGCCATCGGCTGGGACCAAATGGTTGGATTAGCCGACATGAATAATCGCTTCCACTACTCGCGGCCAACAATCGATGCCCATGGGAACTTCCGGATCCTCTACGGCGGGTACGATGCCGTGTACCATTTCGGCAGAAAAGTGCGTTCAAGCTACGACAGCAATCAAGCGACCTTCAACAAGTTGGCGGCGCACTTCTTTGGCAGCTTCCCGCAGCTATCCGGCGTGAAGTTCTCCCACGCCTGGGGCGGGGCCATCGACACCTGCTCGCGCTTCTTCTCCTTTTTCGACCTCACCCATGGCGGCAAAGTCGCCTACTGCGCCGGGTTCACCGGGCTGGGAGTCGGCGCGACCCGGTTCGGCGCCAAGGTCATGCTGGACTTGCTTTCCGGGGAGAAAACCGAATTGACAGACCTGGAATTGGTCCGCACCAAACCCATTCCCTTTCCACCAGAACCGGCCGCATGGCTGGGAGTCAAAATCATGACAAACCACCTGGTCAAGGCGGATCACCACGAAGGCAAGCGCTCCGTATTCTTGAAATTCATGGACAAGATCGGGATGGGGTTCGATTCCTGA
- a CDS encoding cupin domain-containing protein, whose translation MTDFLPNPESEKLLELPIALQPIETGQRIEGRIPATTGFQQVSTLGDAEIGVWEMSPGSMQDIEADEYFVVLSGRGKLQILGSGGFSAQEIELANGTAVRLKAGMHTRWDVTETLRKIYFTL comes from the coding sequence ATGACAGATTTCCTTCCGAACCCTGAGAGCGAAAAGCTGCTTGAGCTCCCCATTGCCCTCCAACCGATAGAAACAGGGCAGCGCATCGAGGGACGGATTCCTGCAACCACAGGATTCCAGCAAGTCAGCACCCTTGGCGATGCTGAAATCGGAGTTTGGGAAATGTCGCCCGGCTCCATGCAAGACATCGAAGCCGACGAGTATTTTGTCGTGCTCTCCGGCCGCGGCAAGCTGCAAATTCTTGGCAGCGGCGGTTTCAGCGCGCAGGAAATAGAGCTGGCCAACGGCACCGCTGTGCGCTTGAAGGCCGGCATGCATACCCGGTGGGACGTGACCGAAACACTTCGCAAGATCTACTTCACCCTCTGA